CGGCGCGATGCTCGAAGGAATCGACGCGATCGCCCGCCAGCGTGTAGATGCTGACTTCGCAATGGGTGGGCAGATTGTAGAAATAGATCTTGCGGTCGCGCTCCAGATTGCCGTCCCACGCCGCGTTGACGCGATAAGGATTGGGATAAACGCCCACGGCGATGTCGGCGCCGCCGCCGGCCGCGCGTTGTTCCTCTTGCGGCGGCGAACCCGGAAAGACGCGCAATACATTGCTCAACCGGCTGCTCTCCAAACTGCCCAACCGGATCGCGGGATCGCCGCCGTCGAACGCAGTGACGGCATAGGCATATTGCCAACCGTTGAGCAGGTTGTCATTCACAAAACGATAATGGTAGTCAATCGTCTCCGGCTGGCCGGTGTTGGGATTGATCGCGGTTTCGCCGAAGGTCACCGGCGCGGCCAGCCGCACGAATTCCAAGCCGGTGTCGTAGCCGATGCCGTTGATCGAATCGAATTCCGCCAGCAGCGTCAGGCTGGACAGCAAATCGCGGCCGGGCAGATCTTCCCCCAATTGCGTGCGGTAGAGGCGATAGCCCTCGAAGTCTTTCTTGCCGCTGATGAAATCAACCGACTCTTCCGCAGAGCGATCCCAGTAAACCGTCACCCGGCGGTCGCTGGGAATCACTTTCACGCGCGGCGGCGAGGGCGGCGTCGGCAAGACGTAGCGGTCGAGCATGCCGTCGCGATCGACATCTTCACCGGGATCGAGGCGATTGTTGGCGTTGCGATCTTCGCCGTCATAGGCGGTTTGCGCCCAGTAGGCATTGGTGTAGAGATTCTGCCGGCTCTGCTCGGTGTCCTGCCGGTTGTCATCCGAGCCGAACTTGCCGGCGCAAACGACCGCAAACACGACATTGATGCTGGAATCCGGCTCCAGCATTTGAAACGGCCCGGTGGTGAGCAGTGTCATGAAATTGCCGGGCCGGCCTTTGACCACGCGGTCGATCACGAAGCGGGGCATGGGCTCGGCTTGTTTTTGATAGCTCTCGAGATCGGTTTGCGGGGAAAACAGCACGGGATCGCTGGTATCGCGAAACAGCCAGGTGTTGAAGCTGGCCGCCGGGCGATAGCTTTGATCATTGGCTTGCGGCGTGGCGCCGAGATGCTTCAAGCCCACATACAAACCGTTGTCGGTGAAGCCGGGGTCGCCGTCATAGTCGTAGGCATAGGCCAGCCGCAGCGAGTCGACGAAATCGCCGCCGCGATGCTGGTAGAACGGCGAGCCGACGCGCGGCGGCGTGACATTGACGTTGCGCACCACCAAGTCCGCCCAGAGCGAGACATAGAGATCGTTGAGCCGGCGCCGGCTGGTGTTGCGAATGGTGTAATTCAAAATGACGAAGGCCTCGGCAAAGGGAAAGTTCCAGGCATAGGATTCGAGATGAACCGAAACGTTGACCGGTTCATGCTGCGGAATACGGATGGTGGTGCCGGGCACGACGACGTTGGAATCGGTGAAGTCCGCGATGAAATCCTGATGGCTGATGGCCGCAGGCGAATAGAACGGGCTGTCGATGATGCTCGAGCGTTCGCGCACGCGATCACTGGGATCCGCCGAGTTGGTGAATTCAAAGCCGGCGGCGACGTCGCGCAGCGAGGAAATGTCGCGCGCGCCCGAAGTCAGGAAGATCGAGCCGTCTTCGCGTTTGCCGCCCACCCACAACCCGCCGACGAACAGATGCTCGATGCCCGAGCCTTTGGGATATTCACACGAGGGCTGATCCACCGGCGCTTGAGTTGCGAAGCCGTCACCGAACGTGCCGAAGTTCGAGATGGTCAGGCCGATGCTGCCGGCGGTGGTGAATTTGGTGTCGTCATCGACGGTGGGTTTGTGGAAACGGGGATCAAGTTGATTTTGTGCAAGTGCCCGGGGCGGAAGCAGGAGCGCCAGGCACATCAGGAAGGGAACGGCCGGCAAAAGTTTTGCATTCATGTTGCAGGCACAGAAGTTTTTGGATCAGGCTCAACAGCTTCGCGTTTACGGGGGGATGAAACCAACCGCGGGCAAACTAACCATCTCGACGCATTTTGTCAAGCGCCGGCAACGAATTTATCGCCGGCTGCCGCGCCGGGTTTCCGCCGGGCCGAGAACCGAGCGACAACGCTAACACAGGATTTGAAAAAACCGAACACGAGAAAACTGAGTTCACAGAGAAAAGCCTTGCAAGAAGTGTCCTTTCCGTTCACTCGGTTTTCGCATGTCGATCCTGATCACGAATCAGAGATGAGCTTGCGAGGTCTGGTGCGGTGTCCGGTCCGCAGAGTCATTCAACGCCCACTACTTTGCTGCGCCGCTCGAGCAGCACCACGTCGCGCCAGCGGCCGCGCTGCGGACCCTTGGCCATGCGGCCGAGGCGCTCGCGCGTGCCGACGATGCGAAAGCCGTGCTTCACATGCAGGCGGAGGCTGGCATGATTCTCGGGAAAGATGCCGGCCTGCAACGTCCAAAGGCCGTGACGCTCCGACCGCTGGATCAATTCCGCCAGCAGCGCGCTGCCTACGCCGCGGCCGCGTTGGCGTTCGGCAACGTAAAGGCTCACTTCCGCCACGCCCGCATAAACCGGGCGCGCGGATACCGGACTCAATGCCGCCCAGCCCACGATCTCGCCCTGCAGGCGCGCCACCACGCTGCAGCCCGGTACTTTGCGGCATTGCCAGTCCTCCCAAGTGGGCGGCGGTGCCACCTCGAAGGTGGCCTCGCCCGTGGCAATTCCCTCGCGATAGATCGCGGCCACGGCCGGCCAATCAATCGCATTCATTTCCGTAATCGTGAGCATGGGCCAGAGAAGGCAAGCGTCATTCACTCTTGATCTGACCCACGGTGGCATCGTACCAGGCGGTCTCGGTGATTTCCGGCCGCACTTCCGGCCCTCTTTTGCCCTCGACCAGCCGGCCGGTCACCACCTGGCCGTCATGTTGAAAAACGAGCAGGGTGTTCTGCGCCAGGGCGTTGCGGCGCAGCCGGCGCTTGGATTCGATGCTGGTCATCGGAAAGATGTCATAGCTCGGCACCCAGGCCAGGCGGTCCATGTGCACCGCCCAACTGCAGGTGTCGCCCAGGAACAACAAGCTCTCGCCGCCGTCTTCCACCCAAACCGCCTGGATGCCGGCGGTGTGGCCGGGCGCCACTTCAGTGCGCACGCCCGGCGCGATGTGTTGGTCGCCATCGACGATTTCCAACTGACCGCTTTCGCGCAACGGCTGCCAGTTATGGCTGAGATAAGTGGCGGCGGTGCGCTCGTTGGGAAAGCTGGCCTCGGCCAGATCGAGGCGCTGCACCAGATAGCGCGCATTGGGAAAAGTGGCAATCACCTCGCCGGGCGTGTGATCAGGCGTGGCCCAGCGCGTGGCGCCGCCGGCATGATCGGCATGCAGGTGCGTCAGAATCACGAACGCGACTTGCTCCGGTTGAAAACCCAGACGGCGCAGATCGCCGGCCAGGCGTTCCCGCCGGGCGCCGAGGCGCAGAATCGCACGCTGCTTTTCGTCGAACTTGTCGCCGCGGCCGGTATCCACCACGATCAAACCGGCGGCGGATTCGATCAACAGCACGCGCAGCGCCGCCGGCACCTGGTTGAGCGCGTTGGGCGTCACAATTTTTTCCCACATCACGCGCGGCACCAGTCCGAAAAAGCCGCCGCCATCCGCGGCTTCGACACCATCACTTACGATATGGCATTTGATTGAACCGACAGACAGAGAGTAGGGCATGGTCATTCACCGGATGAATTCATGTGGATGCTTCAAAATCGAATCGCTACAAGAAAGCAAAGGCTTGTTCAATTGGAAAAGTCCCCGCCTACGGGGCAACGATTTCACCTGCAAGAAATTGTTCAGAGCTCGAAACGCCGTACGCGTTATAGTATTACTCCGGAAAAACTATCACAACCGCGAAGATTTTCGCGAACCGCTAATTCACGTGAATGCACGCTAATTTTTTATTCGCGTTGATTAGCGTTAATTCGCGGTTGACAGATTTGGTTGCGGCAAGTTGCCGCGCTGCGAGTCACGTGCCATTGCCGCGCCAACTGGTGCGCCAAGATACCCTGCCGGCTGCAAAAAAACAACTGGCAAGTGCCGGCGCGCCGGCCTCTCCGCTGCCGCACAGCGCTGCTGCCGGAAACCGCGCGCAGCGCTTCCGCAACCGCGCGTTTCCGAACTTACATTTACGCCAAATCCACCCACAACAGAGGCCTTGCCGGCGTCATTGCGGCAGCGGGGCAAGCTTCGGCCGCTGCTTGCCCGCGCCGGGCCTCTTGCATTTTTGGCAGCGAGGCCGTATCATCCAGCCTCAAATCGCCTGGCCCGTGAATTCACTTCATTCCCTCAGGAGTTGCCCGATGAGCACGCCGTTGAAATTTTCGCCGCCGGATCCGATTGCCGCGCGCGCCCACATCAATTCCCTCGAGCAATACCGCCAGCACTATCACCGTTCCGTGGCAGATCCGGCCGGTTACTGGTCGAGCATCGCCGAACGGCTGCACTGGTTCGAGAAGTGGAATGTCGTCTGCGAGTACGACTTCGTGAAGGCCAACATCAAGTGGTTTGCCGGCGGCAGACTCAATGTCAGTTACAACTGCCTGGATCGCCACGTCGAGGCGGGCTATGGCGCGCAAACCGCGTTGATCTGGGAAGGCAATGAGCCGAATGAATCACGGCATCTGACCTACACCGAATTGCTGGACGAAGTGCAGAAATTCGCCAATGTGCTCAAGGCCAACGGCGTGCGCAAGGGCGACCGCGTTTGCATCTATCTGCAGATGGTGCCCGAGCTGCCGATTGCCATGCTGGCCTGCGCCCGTATCGGCGCGGTGCACTCGGTGGTGTTCGGCGCCTTCAGTGCCGGCTCGTTGCGCGACCGCATCAATGATTCCGCCTGCAAGCTGCTGGTCACGCAGGACACCGGCATGCGCGGGCCGCGGCAGGACATTCCGATGAAAGCCAACGCCGATACCGCCGTGGCGGCTTGCCCTTCAATCGAAAAAGTCATCGTCGTGCGCCGCAGCGGAAAGGCGGTGAGTATGCAGGCCGGCCGCGATCAGTACTGGGAAGATCTCATGGCCGCGGCGGCGCCGGCCTGCCCGCCGGAGCCGATGGAGGCCGAAGATCCGCTTTTCATCCTTTACACCTCCGGCTCCACCGGCAAGCCGAAAGGCGTGCTGCATTCCACCGGCGGTTACCTGACCTACACTTCTTTCACCCACGAATTGGTTTTCGATTATCATCCCGGCGACATCTATTGGTGCACCGCTGACATCGGCTGGGTCACCGGACATTCCTACATCGTTTACGGTCCGCTCGCCAATCGCGCCATTTCAGTGATGTTCGAAGGCGTGCCCAATTATCCCGATTATGGCCGGTTTTGGCAGGTGGTGGCCAAACACAAAGTCAACATCTTCTACACCGCGCCCACGGCTTTGCGCTCACTGATGAAGGAGGGCGACAAGTGGCCGCGACAGCATGATCTTTCCTCCTTGCGGCTGCTCGGCACAGTGGGCGAACCGATCAAGGAACCGGAGTGGCTGTGGTACTATCGCGTGGTCGGCCAGGAACGCTGCCCGATCGTGGACACGTGGTGGCAAACCGAAACCGGCGGCATTTTGATTTCACCATTGCCCGGCGCGACGCCCATCAAGCCCGGCTCGGCCACACTGCCGTTCTTCGGTGTGCAACCGGTGCTGCTGGATGAATTGGGCCGTGAGTTGGAAGGGCCGGCGCAGGGTTTTCTCGCGATCAAATCCGCGTGGCCGGGCATCATGCGCACGGTCTATGGCGACCACGAGCGCTTCCGGCAAACCTATTTCGACCGCTTCCCCGGCTATTACCTCACCGGCGACGGCGCGCGCCGCGATGAAGAAGGCTACTACTGGATCACCGGCCGCGTCGATGATGTGCTGAATGTCTCGGGCCATCGCATCGGCACCGCCGAAGTCGAGGGCGCGATTGGCAAGGCCGCGGGCGTGGCAGAAGCCGCGGTGGTCGGCTTCCCGCATGACATCAAAGGCCAGGGCATCTATGCCTACGTCACGCTCATGACCGGCGTGACGCCGACCGCCGAGATCATCAGCGCGATCACCAAAACCGTGCGCGAGCAAATCGGGCCGCATGCCGCGCCGGACAAGATTCAGTTCACCCCCGCTCTGCCCAAGACCCGCTCCGGCAAAATCATGCGGCGCATCCTGCGCAAGATTGCCGAAGGCGACGTGGAACATCTCGGCGACACCTCGACGCTGGCGGATCCCGCGGTGGTCGACCAGTTGGTGGAAGGCCGGAAGTGAGCGTGCAGCGCAACGCTCGCATGCCGAAAAATCCGTGAACCGCCAAGAGACGCCGCGCGCAAAGCAGAGCCGCGGCCGTGAGCAACCGGTTGGAGAACAACCAGGGAGAGGCAATGGCGACTGCAGCCGGCAACCAAGAGTACGCTTGTATCGCGGATCTGTATGACCATGTCGTGCCCTATCGCACGCGGCCGGATATCGAGTTCTACCTCGCCGCGGCGCGGGATTGCGGTGGCCCCGTGTTGGAAGTGGGATGCGGCACCGGCCGCATCTTGCTTCCCACCGCACGCGCCGGGCTTGACATCGTTGGCCTCGATTCGTCTCCGCACATGTTGCAGGTGTGCCGGCAGCGATTGCTGGACGAACCGGCGGCTGTGCGGGCGCGCGTTCGGCTGATCGAGGCAGACATGCGCAGCTTTGCGCTGGCGCAGAGATTCAATCTCATCACTCTGCCGTTCCGGCCGTTTCAGCATCTCATCACTGTGGCAGATCAGATGTCGTGCCTGCAGACGATTCACCGGCATCTCGCCGCCGAGGGCAGATTGATTCTCGACTTGTTCAATCCCTCGCTGGCCGCGCTGGTGCGGGACGACGTTGGCCAGGAAATCGGCGACGAGCCGGAGTTCACCACTCCTGATGGCCGGCGGGTGATTCGCCGCCACAAGATTGTTGCACGCGACCATGCCAACCAAGTCAACCAGGTCGAGCTGATTTACTACGTCACCCACCCGGAGGGCCGGGAGGAACGTTTGGTGCAGGCGTTTCCGATGCGCTATTTGTTCCGCTTCGAGGCTGAGCATCTACTGGCGCGCTGCGGCTTTGCAGTGGAACATTTGTATGCGGACTATGACATGAGCGCTTATGGTTCGAAATACCCCGGCGAGTTGATTTTTGTGGCGAGGAAGAGGAAGGAGTGAAGTCGCGTTTGGAAAGCTTGCCTGCCCTGCGGAGTTTCGCGAAGGAGCAATCCTTTGCCGGTCGTGCCTCCCCTCCGAAATCGCCGCGATTGTCTGAAGCTGGAACGACCAGTTTTTTTGATCAAGCCCGTGCCGCCCGGGCTTGGAAACAAAGCCATCTTCACCGCCGCGCCGTCAAACTCGCCGCAATGATCGCCATGAACTCCTTTTCCAGCGATGAGCCGCGCTGGCGCAACTCATCCCATTCCCTGCGCTGCAATTCCCGCAACACACGCCCCTGCTCCAAAATGACCAGGCGGTCACACAGGTGCTCGATGGTTTCAATGATGTGAGAAGAGAAGAGCACTGTCCCGCCCTGACTGCAGAACCCGCGCAAATATTCCTTCAACCGAAAGCTGCTTTCCGGATCGAGGCCGTTGGTGGCTTCATCGAGCAGTAGAATCGTGGGCGCGCCCAGCAGCGCCGCGCACAAGCTGATCTTGCGGCGCATGCCGTGCGAGTAATGCACCAGCAATTCTCCGGCTTTACCCTCCAGCTCGAAAAACGCCAGCCATTTTGCGATCTCGGCCGGCCGCTGCGCCGGTGCCACCGCCTTGGCCGCGGCGATGAAGTGGAGAAATTCGTGCCCGGTCAAGTATTCATAGAAGACCGGCGTCTCCGGCGCATAGCCGAGACGGCGTTTGTATTCCACCTCACCGAAATGTATGGTCTCGCCCGCGATTGCGATTTCTCCGGCATCCGCCGCCAGCAGTCCCATCACGATTTTGAAGAGAGTCGATTTGCCGGCGCCGTTGCGGCCGAGCAAGCCGCACAGCTCGCCTCGCGGCACAGTCAGCGTGACGCGCTGCAGCGCTCTCACCTGTTGAAAGGATTTTTCCAGATCTTTGACGGTAAGCATGGCATGTGAGAAAGGTGATGCGTTGCCCGGCTCAGGCGATTTCCACCAATTGAAAATGCCGCTGCGATTTTCGCCGCCACCAAAGCGCGACGGCCGGCAGGATGATCGTGCCCAGCGGCATAACGAACCAGAAGAGAAACATCAGCACCAAAGAGGCGTTGAGCAGCAGGCCGGCGAGCCGGAGATGCGGAAAGTTCGCGAACACTGCCGTGCAATAGAGCAGCGCCAGAGTCGCGGGCAGAGCCACGAGGCCCGCGAAGGCAAACAGCATGAAGGCGAAATCCAAGGGGAATTTGAGCGGCAGCAGCACCGCCGGCAGCAGCATCGGCACTGCCAGACAAACCGCCGCGAACCACCAGCGCGAGCGCCACCAGCGGCCGGCGGCAATCGGCAGCGCGCGCAGCAATGCCGCGGTTGTGATTTCTTCCTCAACAAGCCGCAGCAAGCTGTTGAGCAAGAAGATTCCGAAAAGCAGTTGCAGGAAGAGACTGCTGGCATATGCGGCCGCGGCCTCGGTCTGTCCGGCGGCCACCAGCGCACAGAGAACGACAGCCCCAGCGAGCAACACGAAGAAGGAACGCCGGCGGCGCCAGAGAGACAACACCTCAGGCAGAATCAATGCCTGCGCCAGCATTGCCAGCCGGTCCGGTTGCCATTGCCGCGCGGCAATCCTTGGCGCAGCGGCTGCAGTAATGGCGGGATCGTGCCAGCGCCGGATCGCCAACCACAAGGCGAGCGCGAGCAGCCAGCTCCCGGCCGCGAGGGCCAGCGCCGGCAAGGAGGCGTGCACAAGTTTGCTTTGCAGCCAGCCTGTGGCATGCGTCAACAGCGCGAGCAGGAAGATTTCGCCTGCGAGCCAACGCGGAATTCTTCGCCAGAGGGTGATTCGAGGTCGGCGCACGGCGCTGGCTTGCGCAAAGCTTGCGAGTTGCAGCGCCAGCAGCACTCCCGAGGCTGCGAACAGACGCACGACGGTTGCTGCTTCGTTCGTTCTGTTGATCGCGAAGGGTATGGTGCCGCAGATTAATACTACAACGTTAAGTCCAATCACGGTTAATGGTTGATGTAGCAATAACAATGATTAAGATAGAGGACAAATGTTCAGTCTAGACTTTTACGATTTTATTTCTAGATTAGATGAGCATGGCAACTACCCATGCTCGAAGAATTTCTCCGGCGACGCCACCGCCGTCGGGACGCAAACCCAAGTTGAATATTGGCTCGCGCCAAATCCGCGGGTTGCTCACGCAGTTAGAGAAGTACCATAAGATCTTTGTGTCGTTGTTTCGTCGCCCGGAACAGCGCCACTGGGCGCTGAAGTACCTGCAAGGTCAAATGCTCGATATCGAACGCAAATCGATTGAACCGATGGCCCGCGCCTTAGACGGCGGCAATGTCGAAGCCATGCAACAGTTCATCAGCGCCAGTCCGTGGGACGATGCGGCGATTTTGCGGGTGCATCAGCAGGAAGTCGCCGCCACCTTAGGTGAAGACGATGGCGTGTTGATTATTGATGGCTGCGACTTTCCCAAACAAGGCCAGAACTCCGTCGGCGTGGCTCGCCAACACTGTGGGGCCGTGGGCAAAACCGCGAATTGCCAAGCCAGTGTGCTGTTGGCCTACGCGAGCCGCCGCGGCCATACGTTGTTGGATCGACGCTTGTATATGCCGGAACACTGGTTCGGTGACGAGTACGCGGCGCGCCGTCAAGAATGTGGCGTGCCCGACGATCTGACCTTTCAAACCAAAAATGAATTGAGCTGGTCGATGCTGGAGCCCGTGCTCGACGAGGCGACGGTGCCCTGCCAATGGATCGCGATGGATGAAGCATTTGGCCGGGACAGCGCGTTGCTCAATAAAATCAACCACAAACAGAAATCCTATTTTGCCGAAATCCCGCGTAACACCCACGTCTGGTGGCGCTGGCCCAAAGTGCATCGTCCGCAAGTCGGCGGTGGGCGAGGCCGTCCGGCCACGCGAGTGCAACTGGCGCCCGAGGCCCCCGCCCCCCGGCGGGTGGATGAACTGGCCGTGGCGTTGGCGGCGCGCCACTGGCGACGGATGATTGTCCACGAGGGCAGCAAGGGTCCTCTTGAAGCGGAGATCGCCATCGTGCGAGTGGTGTTTTCAGAGCATGGTCTCCCGGCTCGCCACGAGTGGCTGGTGATTCGCCGAAAATCTTCCACACAGNNNNNNNNNNNNNNNNNNNNNNNNNNNNNNNNNNNNNNACAGAAAACCGCCAGGGATAAACTCGCCACGCTGACCGCTTGGCGCTGGCCGATTGAGTCGACCATTGAAGAATGCAAGGGCGAACTCGGCATGGATCACTATGAAGTGCGCAACTGGCGCGGCTGGCATCATCATCTGACCATGACGATGTTGTCGCATCACTTCCTGGTGCGAATGCGCGTCGAGATGGGTGATGAAGCGCCGGCGTTGACGGTATCCCAAGCCCGGCACTTGCTGCAAGTGGTATTGCCGAAACGCAAGTTCGAGGCCCAGATGGTGCTTGAA
The window above is part of the bacterium genome. Proteins encoded here:
- a CDS encoding MBL fold metallo-hydrolase is translated as MPYSLSVGSIKCHIVSDGVEAADGGGFFGLVPRVMWEKIVTPNALNQVPAALRVLLIESAAGLIVVDTGRGDKFDEKQRAILRLGARRERLAGDLRRLGFQPEQVAFVILTHLHADHAGGATRWATPDHTPGEVIATFPNARYLVQRLDLAEASFPNERTAATYLSHNWQPLRESGQLEIVDGDQHIAPGVRTEVAPGHTAGIQAVWVEDGGESLLFLGDTCSWAVHMDRLAWVPSYDIFPMTSIESKRRLRRNALAQNTLLVFQHDGQVVTGRLVEGKRGPEVRPEITETAWYDATVGQIKSE
- the acs gene encoding acetate--CoA ligase, which encodes MSTPLKFSPPDPIAARAHINSLEQYRQHYHRSVADPAGYWSSIAERLHWFEKWNVVCEYDFVKANIKWFAGGRLNVSYNCLDRHVEAGYGAQTALIWEGNEPNESRHLTYTELLDEVQKFANVLKANGVRKGDRVCIYLQMVPELPIAMLACARIGAVHSVVFGAFSAGSLRDRINDSACKLLVTQDTGMRGPRQDIPMKANADTAVAACPSIEKVIVVRRSGKAVSMQAGRDQYWEDLMAAAAPACPPEPMEAEDPLFILYTSGSTGKPKGVLHSTGGYLTYTSFTHELVFDYHPGDIYWCTADIGWVTGHSYIVYGPLANRAISVMFEGVPNYPDYGRFWQVVAKHKVNIFYTAPTALRSLMKEGDKWPRQHDLSSLRLLGTVGEPIKEPEWLWYYRVVGQERCPIVDTWWQTETGGILISPLPGATPIKPGSATLPFFGVQPVLLDELGRELEGPAQGFLAIKSAWPGIMRTVYGDHERFRQTYFDRFPGYYLTGDGARRDEEGYYWITGRVDDVLNVSGHRIGTAEVEGAIGKAAGVAEAAVVGFPHDIKGQGIYAYVTLMTGVTPTAEIISAITKTVREQIGPHAAPDKIQFTPALPKTRSGKIMRRILRKIAEGDVEHLGDTSTLADPAVVDQLVEGRK
- a CDS encoding ABC transporter ATP-binding protein, with protein sequence MLTVKDLEKSFQQVRALQRVTLTVPRGELCGLLGRNGAGKSTLFKIVMGLLAADAGEIAIAGETIHFGEVEYKRRLGYAPETPVFYEYLTGHEFLHFIAAAKAVAPAQRPAEIAKWLAFFELEGKAGELLVHYSHGMRRKISLCAALLGAPTILLLDEATNGLDPESSFRLKEYLRGFCSQGGTVLFSSHIIETIEHLCDRLVILEQGRVLRELQRREWDELRQRGSSLEKEFMAIIAASLTARR
- a CDS encoding IS701 family transposase, with the protein product MATTHARRISPATPPPSGRKPKLNIGSRQIRGLLTQLEKYHKIFVSLFRRPEQRHWALKYLQGQMLDIERKSIEPMARALDGGNVEAMQQFISASPWDDAAILRVHQQEVAATLGEDDGVLIIDGCDFPKQGQNSVGVARQHCGAVGKTANCQASVLLAYASRRGHTLLDRRLYMPEHWFGDEYAARRQECGVPDDLTFQTKNELSWSMLEPVLDEATVPCQWIAMDEAFGRDSALLNKINHKQKSYFAEIPRNTHVWWRWPKVHRPQVGGGRGRPATRVQLAPEAPAPRRVDELAVALAARHWRRMIVHEGSKGPLEAEIAIVRVVFSEHGLPARHEWLVIRRKSSTQ
- a CDS encoding N-acetyltransferase family protein, coding for MNAIDWPAVAAIYREGIATGEATFEVAPPPTWEDWQCRKVPGCSVVARLQGEIVGWAALSPVSARPVYAGVAEVSLYVAERQRGRGVGSALLAELIQRSERHGLWTLQAGIFPENHASLRLHVKHGFRIVGTRERLGRMAKGPQRGRWRDVVLLERRSKVVGVE
- a CDS encoding class I SAM-dependent methyltransferase — protein: MATAAGNQEYACIADLYDHVVPYRTRPDIEFYLAAARDCGGPVLEVGCGTGRILLPTARAGLDIVGLDSSPHMLQVCRQRLLDEPAAVRARVRLIEADMRSFALAQRFNLITLPFRPFQHLITVADQMSCLQTIHRHLAAEGRLILDLFNPSLAALVRDDVGQEIGDEPEFTTPDGRRVIRRHKIVARDHANQVNQVELIYYVTHPEGREERLVQAFPMRYLFRFEAEHLLARCGFAVEHLYADYDMSAYGSKYPGELIFVARKRKE